ACAAATCGCCCCACTTGTTGGTGGTGGCGGTGGTGGCCGTCCTGATATGGCGCAAGCTGGTGGTAAAAATCCAGCTGGGATTCCAGCTGCCTTGGCAGCTGCTAAAGAATTTTTAGCTTAATCATCAAGGAATAAAGTTGATTAGTTTTAATCAGCTTTATTTTTTTGCAGAAAATAGCACGTTGGGTTTGAATTGTGGTATAGTGGATATTCAGCGTTACGACAACCGAGTGATGCGAGTTGTACTTTTATAGATTTTCGAGTAGAATATGGTTGTATAAGTAGCGAAAAGTTGAGGTGTTGAGAGATGAATCTAGATAAAACAGTCCATTTTGATTTTGGTAAGAATAGTCCTAAGAATGTGCATGAAACATTGGTAACGGTCTACCAAACTTTAGAAGATAAGGGCTATAATCCTATTAACCAGATTGTCGGCTACCTGTTATCAGGGGATCCTGCTTACATTCCACGCTATAACGACGCTCGTAACTTAATTCGTAAGCACGAACGAGATGAGATTATCGAAGAACTCGTGAAGAACTATCTTGATAAGGGGAATACTAAATAATGCGCTTAATGGGATTTGATGTCGGTTCAAGAACCGTCGGTATTGCTGTGAGCGATTTATTTGGTTGGACCGCCCAAGGTGTTGAAATCATTAGAATTAATGAGGATGAATCTGAATTTGGTTTAGACCGAGTGAAGGAACTCGTTGCGCAGCACCAAGTAACGGGCTTTGTCTTAGGATTACCTAAGAATATGAATAATTCAATTGGCCCGCGGGCGGTTAAGGCTCAGGAATACGGTGCGATGTTGACCGAATTATTCCCAGAAATCCCAGTTGATTATATTGATGAACGACTAACAACTGTTCAAGCTGAGCGAATGTTAGTGGAACAAGCCGACACCTCACGAAAAAAGCGTAAGCAAGTGATTGATAAACTTGCTGCGGTAATGATTTTGCAGAACTATTTGGATGCTAAAGGGCCTTTGACCAAACAAGGGTACTAGCAACCAGTTAATGAATGAGATAATTAAATATTAAGGGGTTTTGATGAATGACTGAAACAAATAAGAACATCCACCAAGAAGCAGAACAAGAAATTACTTTAATCGATGATCAAGGTAACGAAGAATTATACCAAGTGCTCTTTACTTTTGATTCTGAAGATTATGGTAAATCATATGTCCTATTATACCCAGCAAGCTCAGCTGAAGACGAAGAAGTCGACATTCAAGCTTTCGCTTTCACATCAGACGTTGCAGGAGACGCCAGCCAAGGCGATCTTTTCCCAATTGAAGATGATGAAGAATGGGAAATGGTAGAAGAAGTCCTAAACACATTCTTAGCAGACGACAATATGCAATAAAACAGAGTGCCTCTCAAGCTTGATCAGATTTTGAGCATTAGCATAGGTTGTCAGATTAGCGATATAATCGCTAATCTGACAACCGGCGCTAAGCGCAGAAATCTAGCTTGGGAGGCACGTTTTAATTAGACCATGCTACAAAA
This DNA window, taken from Latilactobacillus sakei, encodes the following:
- a CDS encoding IreB family regulatory phosphoprotein, which produces MNLDKTVHFDFGKNSPKNVHETLVTVYQTLEDKGYNPINQIVGYLLSGDPAYIPRYNDARNLIRKHERDEIIEELVKNYLDKGNTK
- a CDS encoding Holliday junction resolvase RuvX, translating into MRLMGFDVGSRTVGIAVSDLFGWTAQGVEIIRINEDESEFGLDRVKELVAQHQVTGFVLGLPKNMNNSIGPRAVKAQEYGAMLTELFPEIPVDYIDERLTTVQAERMLVEQADTSRKKRKQVIDKLAAVMILQNYLDAKGPLTKQGY
- a CDS encoding DUF1292 domain-containing protein, giving the protein MTETNKNIHQEAEQEITLIDDQGNEELYQVLFTFDSEDYGKSYVLLYPASSAEDEEVDIQAFAFTSDVAGDASQGDLFPIEDDEEWEMVEEVLNTFLADDNMQ